From Pan paniscus chromosome 6, NHGRI_mPanPan1-v2.0_pri, whole genome shotgun sequence, one genomic window encodes:
- the TBRG4 gene encoding FAST kinase domain-containing protein 4 isoform X3, whose protein sequence is MAAHLVKRCTCLLREAARQAPAMAPVGRLRLAWVAHKTLTSSATSPISHLPGSLMEPVEKERASTPYVEKQVDHLIKKATRPEELLELLGGSHDLDSNQAAMVLIRLSHLLSEKPEDKGLLIQDAHFHQLLCLLNSQIASVWHGTLSKLLGSLYALGIPKASKELQSVEQEVRWRMRKLKYKHLAFLAESCATLSQEQHSQELLAELLMHLERRWTEIEDSHTLVTVMMKVGHLSEPLMNRLEDKHILNRAQDITLPHLCSVLLAFARLNFHPDQEDQFFSLVHEKLGSELPGLEPALQVDLVWALCVLQQAREAELQAVLHPEFHIQFLGGKSQKDQNTFQKLLHINATALLEYPEYSGPLLPASAVAPGPSALDRKVTPLQKELQETLKGLLGSADKGSLEVATQYGWVLDAEVLLDSDGEFLPVRDFVAPHLAQPTGSQSPPPGSKRLAFLRWEFPNFNSRSKDLLGRFVLARRHIVAAGFLIVDVPFYEWLELKSEWQKGAYLKDKMRKAVAEELAK, encoded by the exons ATGGCAGCTCACCTGGTAAAGCGATGCACGTGCCTCCTGAGAGAAGCTGCTCGTCAGGCCCCTGCCATGGCTCCAGTTGGCCGACTGAGACTTGCCTGGGTAGCCCATAAGACTCTGACTTCCTCAGCCACCTCACCCAtttcccacctcccaggttccttGATGGAGCCGGTGGAGAAGGAACGAGCATCTACTCCCTACGTAGAGAAGCAGGTGGACCACCTCATCAAGAAGGCCACAAGGCCAGAGGAGCTCCTGGAGCTACTTGGTGGCAGTCACGACTTGGACAGCAATCAAGCAGCAATGGTACTTATCCGGCTCTCTCACTTGCTGTCTGAGAAGCCAGAAGATAAAGGCTTGCTCATacaggatgcccactttcatcaaCTTCTCTGTCTGCTCAACAGTCAG ATAGCCTCGGTCTGGCATGGTACCCTCTCGAAGCTGCTGGGAAGCCTGTATGCTCTGGGCATCCCCAAGGCCTCCAAGGAGCTGCAGTCGGTGGAGCAGGAGGTCCGCTGGCGCATGCGGAAGCTCAAGTACAAGCACCTGGCCTTCCTGGCAGAGTCCTGTGCCACCCTCTCACAGGAGCAGCACTCGCAGGAGCTGCTGGCTGAGCTGCTCATGCACCTGGAAAGGCGTTGGACAGAAATTGAAGATTCCCACACATTAGTGACCGTCATGATGAAGGTGGGACACCTCTCGGAGCCACTAATGAACCGCCTGGAAGACAAG CACATCCTGAACAGAGCGCAGGACATCACCCTGCCCCACCTGTGCAGCGTACTTCTGGCTTTTGCGCGTCTGAACTTCCATCCAGACCAAGAGGATCAGTTCTTCAGCCTG GTACATGAGAAGCTGGGGTCAGAGCTGCCAGGCCTGGAGCCAGCCCTGCAGGTGGACCTGGTGTGGGCCCTGTGTGTGCTGCAGCAGGCACGGGAAGCAGAGCTGCAAGCTGTCCTCCACCCTGAATTTCACATCCAATTTCTAG GGGGCAAGTCTCAGAAGGATCAGAACACCTTCCAGAAGCTGCTCCACATCAACGCCACTGCCCTGCTGGAGTACCCCGAGTACTCGGGTCcccttctgcctgcctcagctgtGGCCCCTGGGCCCTCAGCCCTTGACAGGAAGGTGACCCCCCTGCAAAAGGAGCTGCAGGAGACGCTGAAGGGGCTGCTGGGGAGCGCCGACAAGGGCAGCCTCGAGGTGGCCACGCAGTATGGCTGGGTGCTGG ATGCTGAGGTGCTGCTGGACAGTGACGGCGAGTTTCTGCCCGTAAGGGACTTTGTGGCACCTCACCTTGCCCAGCCAACTGGGAGCCAGTCACCACCTCCAGGGTCTAAGAG GCTAGCGTTCTTGCGGTGGGAGTTCCCCAACTTCAACAGCCGAAGCAAGGACTTGCTGGGTCGCTTTGTTCTGGCCCGGCGACACATAGTGGCTGCAGGCTTCCTGATAGTGGAC GTCCCATTCTATGAGTGGCTGGAACTCAAGTCTGAATGGCAGAAAGGCGCCTACCTCAAGGACAAGATGCGCAAAGCGGTGGCTGAGGAGCTGGCCAAGTGA
- the TBRG4 gene encoding FAST kinase domain-containing protein 4 isoform X2: MAAHLVKRCTCLLREAARQAPAMAPVGRLRLAWVAHKTLTSSATSPISHLPGSLMEPVEKERASTPYVEKQVDHLIKKATRPEELLELLGGSHDLDSNQAAMVLIRLSHLLSEKPEDKGLLIQDAHFHQLLCLLNSQIASVWHGTLSKLLGSLYALGIPKASKELQSVEQEVRWRMRKLKYKHLAFLAESCATLSQEQHSQELLAELLMHLERRWTEIEDSHTLVTVMMKVGHLSEPLMNRLEDKCLELVEHFGPNELRKVLVMLAAQSRRSVPLLRAISYHLVQKPFSLTKDVLLDVAYAYGKLSFHQTQVSQRLATDLLSLMPSLTSGEVAHCAKSFALLKWLSLPLFEAFAQHILNRAQDITLPHLCSVLLAFARLNFHPDQEDQFFSLVHEKLGSELPGLEPALQVDLVWALCVLQQAREAELQAVLHPEFHIQFLGGKSQKDQNTFQKLLHINATALLEYPEYSGPLLPASAVAPGPSALDRKVTPLQKELQETLKGLLGSADKGSLEVATQYGWVLDAEVLLDSDGEFLPVRDFVAPHLAQPTGSQSPPPGSKRLAFLRWEFPNFNSRSKDLLGRFVLARRHIVAAGFLIVDVPFYEWLELKSEWQKGAYLKDKMRKAVAEELAK; the protein is encoded by the exons ATGGCAGCTCACCTGGTAAAGCGATGCACGTGCCTCCTGAGAGAAGCTGCTCGTCAGGCCCCTGCCATGGCTCCAGTTGGCCGACTGAGACTTGCCTGGGTAGCCCATAAGACTCTGACTTCCTCAGCCACCTCACCCAtttcccacctcccaggttccttGATGGAGCCGGTGGAGAAGGAACGAGCATCTACTCCCTACGTAGAGAAGCAGGTGGACCACCTCATCAAGAAGGCCACAAGGCCAGAGGAGCTCCTGGAGCTACTTGGTGGCAGTCACGACTTGGACAGCAATCAAGCAGCAATGGTACTTATCCGGCTCTCTCACTTGCTGTCTGAGAAGCCAGAAGATAAAGGCTTGCTCATacaggatgcccactttcatcaaCTTCTCTGTCTGCTCAACAGTCAG ATAGCCTCGGTCTGGCATGGTACCCTCTCGAAGCTGCTGGGAAGCCTGTATGCTCTGGGCATCCCCAAGGCCTCCAAGGAGCTGCAGTCGGTGGAGCAGGAGGTCCGCTGGCGCATGCGGAAGCTCAAGTACAAGCACCTGGCCTTCCTGGCAGAGTCCTGTGCCACCCTCTCACAGGAGCAGCACTCGCAGGAGCTGCTGGCTGAGCTGCTCATGCACCTGGAAAGGCGTTGGACAGAAATTGAAGATTCCCACACATTAGTGACCGTCATGATGAAGGTGGGACACCTCTCGGAGCCACTAATGAACCGCCTGGAAGACAAG TGCCTGGAGTTGGTGGAACACTTTGGCCCCAATGAGCTGCGGAAGGTGCTGGTGATGCTGGCAGCTCAGAGCCGGCGGTCCGTGCCCTTGCTGCGGGCCATCTCCTACCACCTGGTGCAGAAGCCCTTCTCTCTGACGAAAGATGTGCTCTTGGACGTGGCCTATGCCTATG GCAAACTCAGCTTTCACCAGACCCAGGTGTCCCAGCGCCTGGCCACCGACCTGCTATCCCTCATGCCCAGCCTGACTTCTGGTGAGGTGGCCCACTGTGCCAAGTCCTTCGCCTTACTCAAGTGGCTCAGCCTGCCCCTGTTTGAGGCCTTTGCCCAG CACATCCTGAACAGAGCGCAGGACATCACCCTGCCCCACCTGTGCAGCGTACTTCTGGCTTTTGCGCGTCTGAACTTCCATCCAGACCAAGAGGATCAGTTCTTCAGCCTG GTACATGAGAAGCTGGGGTCAGAGCTGCCAGGCCTGGAGCCAGCCCTGCAGGTGGACCTGGTGTGGGCCCTGTGTGTGCTGCAGCAGGCACGGGAAGCAGAGCTGCAAGCTGTCCTCCACCCTGAATTTCACATCCAATTTCTAG GGGGCAAGTCTCAGAAGGATCAGAACACCTTCCAGAAGCTGCTCCACATCAACGCCACTGCCCTGCTGGAGTACCCCGAGTACTCGGGTCcccttctgcctgcctcagctgtGGCCCCTGGGCCCTCAGCCCTTGACAGGAAGGTGACCCCCCTGCAAAAGGAGCTGCAGGAGACGCTGAAGGGGCTGCTGGGGAGCGCCGACAAGGGCAGCCTCGAGGTGGCCACGCAGTATGGCTGGGTGCTGG ATGCTGAGGTGCTGCTGGACAGTGACGGCGAGTTTCTGCCCGTAAGGGACTTTGTGGCACCTCACCTTGCCCAGCCAACTGGGAGCCAGTCACCACCTCCAGGGTCTAAGAG GCTAGCGTTCTTGCGGTGGGAGTTCCCCAACTTCAACAGCCGAAGCAAGGACTTGCTGGGTCGCTTTGTTCTGGCCCGGCGACACATAGTGGCTGCAGGCTTCCTGATAGTGGAC GTCCCATTCTATGAGTGGCTGGAACTCAAGTCTGAATGGCAGAAAGGCGCCTACCTCAAGGACAAGATGCGCAAAGCGGTGGCTGAGGAGCTGGCCAAGTGA
- the TBRG4 gene encoding FAST kinase domain-containing protein 4 isoform X1: MAAHLVKRCTCLLREAARQAPAMAPVGRLRLAWVAHKTLTSSATSPISHLPGSLMEPVEKERASTPYVEKQVDHLIKKATRPEELLELLGGSHDLDSNQAAMVLIRLSHLLSEKPEDKGLLIQDAHFHQLLCLLNSQIASVWHGTLSKLLGSLYALGIPKASKELQSVEQEVRWRMRKLKYKHLAFLAESCATLSQEQHSQELLAELLMHLERRWTEIEDSHTLVTVMMKVGHLSEPLMNRLEDKCLELVEHFGPNELRKVLVMLAAQSRRSVPLLRAISYHLVQKPFSLTKDVLLDVAYAYAKPCDLLCPEGKLSFHQTQVSQRLATDLLSLMPSLTSGEVAHCAKSFALLKWLSLPLFEAFAQHILNRAQDITLPHLCSVLLAFARLNFHPDQEDQFFSLVHEKLGSELPGLEPALQVDLVWALCVLQQAREAELQAVLHPEFHIQFLGGKSQKDQNTFQKLLHINATALLEYPEYSGPLLPASAVAPGPSALDRKVTPLQKELQETLKGLLGSADKGSLEVATQYGWVLDAEVLLDSDGEFLPVRDFVAPHLAQPTGSQSPPPGSKRLAFLRWEFPNFNSRSKDLLGRFVLARRHIVAAGFLIVDVPFYEWLELKSEWQKGAYLKDKMRKAVAEELAK; the protein is encoded by the exons ATGGCAGCTCACCTGGTAAAGCGATGCACGTGCCTCCTGAGAGAAGCTGCTCGTCAGGCCCCTGCCATGGCTCCAGTTGGCCGACTGAGACTTGCCTGGGTAGCCCATAAGACTCTGACTTCCTCAGCCACCTCACCCAtttcccacctcccaggttccttGATGGAGCCGGTGGAGAAGGAACGAGCATCTACTCCCTACGTAGAGAAGCAGGTGGACCACCTCATCAAGAAGGCCACAAGGCCAGAGGAGCTCCTGGAGCTACTTGGTGGCAGTCACGACTTGGACAGCAATCAAGCAGCAATGGTACTTATCCGGCTCTCTCACTTGCTGTCTGAGAAGCCAGAAGATAAAGGCTTGCTCATacaggatgcccactttcatcaaCTTCTCTGTCTGCTCAACAGTCAG ATAGCCTCGGTCTGGCATGGTACCCTCTCGAAGCTGCTGGGAAGCCTGTATGCTCTGGGCATCCCCAAGGCCTCCAAGGAGCTGCAGTCGGTGGAGCAGGAGGTCCGCTGGCGCATGCGGAAGCTCAAGTACAAGCACCTGGCCTTCCTGGCAGAGTCCTGTGCCACCCTCTCACAGGAGCAGCACTCGCAGGAGCTGCTGGCTGAGCTGCTCATGCACCTGGAAAGGCGTTGGACAGAAATTGAAGATTCCCACACATTAGTGACCGTCATGATGAAGGTGGGACACCTCTCGGAGCCACTAATGAACCGCCTGGAAGACAAG TGCCTGGAGTTGGTGGAACACTTTGGCCCCAATGAGCTGCGGAAGGTGCTGGTGATGCTGGCAGCTCAGAGCCGGCGGTCCGTGCCCTTGCTGCGGGCCATCTCCTACCACCTGGTGCAGAAGCCCTTCTCTCTGACGAAAGATGTGCTCTTGGACGTGGCCTATGCCTATG CTAAACCCTGTGATCTGCTCTGTCCTGAAGGCAAACTCAGCTTTCACCAGACCCAGGTGTCCCAGCGCCTGGCCACCGACCTGCTATCCCTCATGCCCAGCCTGACTTCTGGTGAGGTGGCCCACTGTGCCAAGTCCTTCGCCTTACTCAAGTGGCTCAGCCTGCCCCTGTTTGAGGCCTTTGCCCAG CACATCCTGAACAGAGCGCAGGACATCACCCTGCCCCACCTGTGCAGCGTACTTCTGGCTTTTGCGCGTCTGAACTTCCATCCAGACCAAGAGGATCAGTTCTTCAGCCTG GTACATGAGAAGCTGGGGTCAGAGCTGCCAGGCCTGGAGCCAGCCCTGCAGGTGGACCTGGTGTGGGCCCTGTGTGTGCTGCAGCAGGCACGGGAAGCAGAGCTGCAAGCTGTCCTCCACCCTGAATTTCACATCCAATTTCTAG GGGGCAAGTCTCAGAAGGATCAGAACACCTTCCAGAAGCTGCTCCACATCAACGCCACTGCCCTGCTGGAGTACCCCGAGTACTCGGGTCcccttctgcctgcctcagctgtGGCCCCTGGGCCCTCAGCCCTTGACAGGAAGGTGACCCCCCTGCAAAAGGAGCTGCAGGAGACGCTGAAGGGGCTGCTGGGGAGCGCCGACAAGGGCAGCCTCGAGGTGGCCACGCAGTATGGCTGGGTGCTGG ATGCTGAGGTGCTGCTGGACAGTGACGGCGAGTTTCTGCCCGTAAGGGACTTTGTGGCACCTCACCTTGCCCAGCCAACTGGGAGCCAGTCACCACCTCCAGGGTCTAAGAG GCTAGCGTTCTTGCGGTGGGAGTTCCCCAACTTCAACAGCCGAAGCAAGGACTTGCTGGGTCGCTTTGTTCTGGCCCGGCGACACATAGTGGCTGCAGGCTTCCTGATAGTGGAC GTCCCATTCTATGAGTGGCTGGAACTCAAGTCTGAATGGCAGAAAGGCGCCTACCTCAAGGACAAGATGCGCAAAGCGGTGGCTGAGGAGCTGGCCAAGTGA